The nucleotide sequence ctgccaactctatgatgggaataaagatctacatcgggaacatCAGGAACAGCACCTCCTGTTTGCTAAAAGTAGATGTGCTATTGCTGGGGAGTCTGCAGTTCTATCCTCCAAGGAGTGCACCACAGTGGGTGATGCCactgtggcggcagcagcaggcaatgcatttcttggaggccaGGTCTGCtgcctgtggatcctgccacctgaggccatTGCCTGACCTTGCCTCGTGGGTGGGCGAACCTTGTCTTCACTCCAAAAGAAGTCCTGCTACATTTAATGTGACTTAATCCCAGTAGGgttgtgaggggtgtgtgtgtgtgtgtttaggattgcagccttaacagtGATTTGAGATTAACAGAGAAGGGCAAAGCCACCGACCACCACAAGTGGGGACCAGGCTGATGCATTGTGGTCCTTGTTGAGATGTCATCTCACTTCCTCCTGATATACTGTAGCTCTGAACTGTAGAAGGAGTCAAGAGGCCCCGAGTTAGCCAACCCTTTTGTTGCATTTTACCACATCCACATGAATGGTGGTCACCACTTGGGGTCACCCGTCCATCAGAATCCACCAGGTCCCAACACCGCCTGCCCGCCCCCCAATCCTGAATCTGCTTCAGACGTCCAGCTATCCTTGAGGGAGGTTCCAAGGCAGCGTGAGAGGAGTTGGAAATGGCAACTCTCCAGTGGGTGTTTCCTGGCCTGGGCCCCTCTCGGGCTGCTCTTCCTCGCTTCGCGTGGGCCGTCGGGGCGGATTCCTCTCGCTCGGTGCTTGGCTGGGCGACGGCGCCCTGCGCGAGGTTCCCTCCCTTCCTAAAGCCAGATCAAGGGAATGGGGCAGGGAGGCGGGAGCGCCGGGCGCCTGGGGAGTGACGGGCACGGCACTGGAGGCGGGCGCCACTTGTACCGGCCGACACCGCCGCCGGCGCCGGAGAAGCCAGCAAGGGCCGCTGCCTCCTAGCGCAGGTGGCCACAGGGAAGCCGGCTCAGGTGCTTCCGGGCGGCCGGGGCAGCCAGCGAGAGCCTCCAAACTCCAGGCAAGTGGCTGGGCGGTGCGGGGAACCGTCGGTGAGTGCGTGCGTCTTTACGCAGGCTGGGGCGTCGGTTTTAGGGAGCAGGAGGGAGAGGCGGGATCGACCCATAAAGGGACCGAAGCGTGTTCAATTCACTTCCTCGAAAGTGTGGCCGCGGAGGGGGACTATAGATCCGGCCAGAGCCGGCATGTTTACCTGGAAGGATTCCCACAGAGCTCCTCGTGGAACTTCCTAGGCAGCGCGCTTACGGCGGGTGGCCCACCCTGACTTTGCCACTAGAGgtattgccccccaccccaccttggcGGGAAGAAAGCGAGCATGTagcccggcccggcccggcccgTTCCCAGAGTGTACCGGTAGATCAGTTTTCCATTCCCGCCGAGGTGATGCCCGAGTCTAGACCCCCGATTGCAACGGGAGCCTGGCACGCGCACCGACGGTGCCTGCAGATGCTGTGCATGGCTGCCCTGTGAGCGCGCGTTTTGCCCTCGGGTAAACGATGAGGGCAATATTAGCAGGCGGTGGGGTCTCCCCTTTGTCCCATGGAGTGGGAAAGTGCGGAGGGGGGCGCTAGCGGGATCTACTCCTCGAAAATGAAGGAACGTTGGATGAAGAGATCTCCTCAACTTGCTCAGTTTGTAGCTCCCGAATTTAGGAAGGTCTTCCCCCCAAACTCCATTTGGGCCGGCTGGAATGGCACCCTGCGCATGCACAAGGGGGCCTTCCTTCCTTAATATTACATCATAGCCCCCAGGGGTGAGCCCTGGCGCTGGAAATGGGCTTGGTGAGCCTGGGTGGTAGCCATCGCTGAAGGCAAGGGATGGGGCAAGAGTGAGAGGTGGGGTCGGAATTGAGCCCATCTCTTGTTGGTGGTCTTCCCGtgggctgtgagaacaggacgctggaccagatggactttCAATGTGATCAGTcgtgttgaactagatgacaattctatgcttctataatTCTATCCACTATATTGGCcccaccatacttttaaagcacagggCTTCTTGggaactttgtttgtttgttaagagcTAAACGACAGTCTACAGGAttatttaggggaagccatgtgctatAAATATGCTTTTAATGCATGGTGCATCTCTACCCAAATGCAACCATTGCAAATGGGCTGTGGTGGGGAAAGAACTACCACTAATTAAAGTAATTGCTAGAGTTTTCCAATATCTTTAAATACAGcagtgctctctctgtgtgtctctcaaACTGCAGGGGTGAGGGGAGTAAGGGGAGAACTAGATACCACCAACCCCAACTAAATGTTATGCTCCTTGGGTGAAAAATACCGGTAGTCTTGGACTTTTGAGCATTCTAAAGCAGGTACTCATTGCTTTGTCTCTACTTACAGGCTGGTTTTTCCAAGGAATGGGTGGGGAGAACAGCAAGGAAAATTAGCTGATAGGAAAGATAAATAATTGCAGGGGAAAGTTGGCTAGCAGttcctgctccctgctccctttccGTGTTATCTGCCTATTTCTGGGAGACTTCAGCGTATTTGACAGAGCTTGGGAGCTGCTTATTCACACACAGTTGTGTATTCAAAAGCTGCACACACAtttacacaccacacatttaaagcacacacacccctacaaaaaagaaccatgggaaatgtagcttgcacagagctacatttcctagcacccttagcaaactattaTACAGTCCCTAGGATTCTCtgggtgggtgtgctttaaatgtatggcatgtatgCAGCTTGAGACAATGAAACCACAGCTTGATATACCTCCTGttttgtttccactttaatgAAGATGATACGTAGACACACAGCCGCTGGAGTGACTGTAATTTAGAAAGTATTTAGTCTGGACTGGAAGTAGGGGGATAAGGACTTGTACAGTCAGTCTGGCACAGAATCTCCCTAATTATAACACATCTTGATTTATGGTACTCTCACTCTCTGGGCACCTGcagacccttccttccttccttccttccttccttccttccttccttccttccttttatccACACTGGcaggaggcattatcagagttcaaggaaacattctagccaggcaaaaacccctcaaagtgtgatttatttatttattaaatttgtatacctcccttcatcaaaagatctcagggtggttcacataataaaatgcaaaataatacatagtaaaaaaaaaaaaaaaacaaaacaacccccttcCTACAGATACATTTGAAAGGctataggacaggggtcagcaaactttttcaacagggggccggtccactgtccctcagaccttgtggggggccagactatattttgaaaaaaatatatgaacaaattcctatgccccaaaaataacccagagatgcattttaaataaaagcacacattctactcatgtaaaaacatgctgattcccggaccgtccgcgggccggattgagaaggcgattgggctgcatctggcccccgggtcttagtttggggacccctgctataggatattaatcagccaaaggcctggctgaagagtatcgttttctcctggtgcctaaaaatatgtaatgaaggcccaggcaaacctccctggggagagtattccacaaacggggagcgactgcagaaaaggcctgttctcaagttgccaccctccggacctcacgtggaggaggtctcagatgatgaatgcagagtctgggatggtttatatggggagaggcggttcCTGTGAAGAAGGGATAGTGAGAAGTGTGGTCTGGATAGAGTCCCAAGGGCCATGTAGAGAGGGTTCAAGGGTTGCATTTGGCCTGCAGCTGgcatgaggttccccacccctgctttacgcCAAGgggctacattttttttttttttaggtgaaatgaaataaataatgggaTGTATTTTAGTGGAGAGAGCATGAAAGGTGGCATGTGAAAGGAGCAAGAGGAGGCAGAGGGATTAGCAGGTGTGGGCAATGATTTGAAAGGCAGAATTCCTGGGTGCTccacttttttgggggaaggTATACGCCATCTGAGATTAGCGTGGAAGGCAGGTAGTTTGGGAACAAAAAcatattgggttttttgttttttttaaacttttcctTGAACTGGGCGGAGACAGAAGCAGAAGAGCTGGTAGCTAGAAAGCCCTGGAGCTATTTCTGTTCCGAGAGATCTTTCTATGGAAAATTACTACTCATAACATTAACTTTTATATAAGTTCCATTACTTTCTGAACATTTTACAAGTTCCATTAAAAGCCTGGTTATTCAAATTGCTGgattcacccccctcccccttctttttcccTTGGCTGCTTCCTCTGAATGGTAACCTTCAGAGATAATTACCCAGCTGGTTTGGTGCTCATAGAAACCAGAACCTTATGCAGACAGTGTCTGTTTCAGCTGTTCAGACATGTTTTTCTGGAAGAAGCTAAGAAAGGGCATGAGCCCGCTTTTAGCAAGAGGAGACAAATTGACGTTGGGGAACAGCACCAATGATCTACCATGGAGGGGTATTGGTTCTGGCCAAAGATTcatcttgcccagcatcctgttctcacattggccaaccagatgcccatgggaatccTGCAGGCAGGACCTTCACGCAAGAGAACTTGCCTACCTGTGTCTCCCACAAACAGGTATACAGAGACATGTTTCCTCCAACAGAGGAGGCAgaacctccacaaatttgtctatccaagttggtggccaaccAACCCTcaatcttgtgggagcaaattccacagtttagctacgcactgtgtgaataagtactttcctTTGTTCTGaatcttctgacattcagcttcattgaatgtctcTGGGTTCTAGGATATACGAGAGGGAGGAATAACTTCTATCTATTTTCTCAACTCCATACCTAATTCTATCTAGCACGTCCCCTGCTTACTTGACTTTTTTTGAAACTGAAAAGCCTCAAATGTTGTAAGCTTTTCTCATGTGGAATTTGCTCCAAGCCACTTGGTCATCCTGGTTGCCCTTTCCTTGAGGTGATGTTGGGGTCTCCCCTGGTGCAGTGAATAACAACACCCCTCTTGTTAATCACTGCACTTGCACACGAGGAGCGTCTTAGTAAATTGCATCCAATGATCTTTTGTAACAGGTTAGTAGTGAGAAAACAAGTTCTACAACTCTTGGAAGGCTCGGAAGGATAATGGAAACCAACACCTATTTTTCACTTTCAATAGTCTCTTTGTGGAAGTACCCTTCCACCATCAAAATTGACTTTGATCTGGGGGACTCTTTTGCCAGCTGCTGAGGACTGTCCCAGTTAAACCATTTGGCTGACACTGTAGAGTCAAAGCGAGTCtaccacatttatttattcatttccattTATTGTTTCCTATAAGATCTCTTGATAAGAGATTTCAcagtaaaaaaaatcaagaaaaacaagaaaaatgatTTCAAATCTAATACCaaagatctcaacttaaaaggcttgttaaTAAAAGGAAGGTCTGCAATGGACGCTGCAAATACCATAGAGACAGTGCCTGCCTGATGTgtaatgggagggaattccaaagggtaggcGCCTCCATACTAAAAGCCAGACTCCTGTATCATTTGGAACAGCCTATCCCTTTCAGAGTGCAATGACCAGCTGGGTATACAAGAGGTGAGGGTGTCATTTAGGTATCCTAGTCTCAACCTGTATACCCAAACCATCAGTTTGAATTTAGCTTGGTAACTAatcggcagccagtgcaattctttctgcAGTAGCATAACATGATGGCAATAGTCTTAGTCCCAGTGAACAGTCGAGCCCTACAGAGACTGTATTGCAGCAATCCAGtcggagtggggggtgggggcgggttacCAATACATGGATGACAGTGGTAAATCTACCCGGGTCCAATTTAACATCACTTAAACCACATAGCTTTGGGAGACTGATTTAGATTAAGGAAATATTGGTATGGGGTGAGTCTAGAGAGAAGCGTATTTTTCACACTTTCTCTAAAGTGTTATTTACTTTGGAACTATAACTTCATCAGTCAAGTTGGATGAGACGTAGATGGTGATAAATCAAACACCTGAGGCATATGTAACAATGTAGTGCAATGTTTCAGAACTGGAGATGGAGGTGGAAACATCAGTTGGCTGCTTTTAGCTCTGTATTTGTTTTCATCATTGGTGTAATTCTGTTGTTTATCCTTTGTTGTGCATCACTCTGGGCTCTGTTGGAGGAAGAGTGATTCATAACACAATTAACTATTACTgttatgaaaaaaataatatagAAAATCTCCATACCATACTGAGCACTGTATGTTTTCCCTACATGTTTCCCCTGCCCCCAGTTAACCAACACCTAAACTTCATGCTGACCTTTCACATTTCACTGTTTGCACATTTGTTGGCAACCTGCAATTGTACTGAGAAGCCACAGCCATCTACACACAGTTAATGTGTGGTGAAACTGATGAAGCCGTTCAGGGACCACCAGATTCCATGGATGCTCAGTCTGCTGCCATGCTGCCCTCTGCTGTTCTGAATTTTGCCCATGCAGTTTCCTTTTATGTTCCTCTTCGATAGAATGACTGAGCACAGAGCAATCAAGGACCACCAGAGGCAGATCCTACATGCCTACCAAGAGAAGAAAGTCAATGTTGGGGGTCATTAGATCAACAGAAAGGGAGATGAAAACAGATTGCACCCTCTGATCCTACTCTCCCTTCTGGATTTTGGTGGGGCTGAGGCAACACTCGACTTTAGAGGCAGGATTAGCATTCCCACCTCTTTGGTTATCCTTGGCACATTCCATGCTGCTCCTCTAACATCTTTGGCCAGGCCAGTGTAGTGATAGCACTACTATAGCAACCAGAATCTCAGAGACTGCTGTGTTCTGTGGTGCCAGAGTCTAGGTGCTGGGCAGGAATGTAGCTGTGAAGGTTGCTCTTTTAGGGTTTCTGCAGAAGGTGTCATCCAGGGGAAAGATATACATGTAACTCCTGACTCAGACTCTGCCATCCCATCCTAAACCAAAAGAGAGGAGACAAAGGAACTTGGCATAAGCTATAGCAAGGAGATTGCCATATCTACACCAGTCCATTCAAAGATTAGATTTTCTCCTGGTGGTGTTGGAAGCCAGATCCATCTTCACCATGAGTACTCTATTTGGGTGAGTGAGTAGGTCTTGTCCTCCTCGATGAAGAAGGCATGGCTGCACATTTAGATCTCTGAAAATCTTGCATAGAAGGCAGTATAATTGGTAGCATAGTGGGATCATCTGAATAGACAACACTGATCCCGTTATTCCAGTGTGACACTTATCAGGCATTATATTCCCAGTGGCATCATATACCAGGCAGATGCATGTAGCCCTGAGGCTGGTCCTTCCATCCCCAAGACCAGGGTCCAAGCTATGAATATGCCTCTCATGTTCAACTCTCAATACCAGACCCTAGAAAAAATACCTGtcctaaaaataaaattttgcttCCACATAGGCTTGTACTTCAAACTACCACAATAAAATCTATAAGCACCATCACTTGGGGGACTGTTAGGTTGCCAGCATTGCTATCTGTATTTTTCtatcagtagcaccttagagaccaactaagtttgttcttggtatgagctttcgtgtgcatgcacacttcttcagatacactgaaacggaagtgtgcatgcacacgaaagctcataccaagaacaaacttagttggtctctaaggtgctactggaaggaattttttattttattttgttttgactggcagaccaacacagctacctacctgtaactgtatttttcTATTTTCCCTGTGTATTTAAATACATTAGCAAACACAAGCAAGGAGTGGCAGTTTCTTGAATCCTTGGGTGATTCCCCtaagcagcaatgttgctgaCCAGGTAGCCCTGCCTTGCCTTGCTTCAGTGCTGGGTGTGGCAGCCATAAGCtgcctcactgcgagatgtgggTGCTGGCCCATGAAAGAGGGAGTAGCATGTCAAAGCACTGCAAGGGGTCCTTATAGGCCTAGAGATGCTACTGCAGTAGATGCCAGGATCTGCCTAATTTGGCTATGTTTTCTGTCAGGTGTAAACACTGGCTATTAAAGTGTTTTTTGGGGCAGGCACCGATCTAGAAGGCAGCTCCCTCTTCATGTACATGGTATTGTCTCAGTGGTGTATGTATGCAGGGCAGAGGACACCTAGGTTGTGCAAGAACAGGAAGAGATTGTAGGCCCATGAGCATTGCTAAAAGTGAGAGGTGACTGTTCTAACCCTTCACTGTCTTTTGGCAGGCAGTATGATCCCGGTGGCCGAATTCAAGCAGTTCACAGACCAGCAGCCAGCCTTCAAGGTTCTCAAGCCATGGTGGGATGTGTTGGCCGAGTACATCACCATAGCCATGCTGATGATAGGAGTTTTTGGCTGCACTTTGCAAGTGAgtgagtatggggggggggagcccacgCACAGTTCCCAGATGCTGCCATGgtgtcatagaatcagagaatagTAGAGTTGCAATGTAGGTGTCTCAGCTAGAGCATCTGTGAAAGATGGTCATCCAgcatctgcttgaaaacctccaagggaggagaatTGGAATCATTGGAATCTTGGGGTGATGTTCCACTGCCTGCGGGAGAAGAGGCTCTAAACATTTGGGGGCACTCTGGGTGGAAAAGACCCTGGGCACTGAAATGACCAATTCCTACAGCCTGGGGGGGGCTGGATTCTCTGAAGCCCAACCACTTGTAAGAGATGGCGGCCTAGCACAGTGCACCCTCAGTAACATAGGCAGGGAGGCTCTGTTCTCCAAACGTTGAAGACCCACTTCTCTCCTACGTGGCAGAGAGGAGAGATTGAGTACCTAGTATACTGGATTCATGCAGCCCTAGTACAGAAAAGAAGGCATGGGAGCCACAACTTTCAAGATTCTATCCCATGTTACAGAAAGGGCATGAAAGGGTGATAGATACcgtagcagggctgggaaagacctctgtgcCATGACTTCACCTTCTCTTGGCAATGCTTTATCGTAACTCTCCTCAGATCCAAAGAAGCCTACAGAGGGTTAGATCCTTGGGAAGGACAGATGAGACACGTCTCGTATAACCCCTCATTCTGTAATCAGTATTGAAAACGCAGCCCTATAGCCGACACAGCATAGCAAATGCATGCAGACGAGTAATAAGCAGATTTATACAGGGGCAGATTTCCCCTTGGTCCCTTTAGTATTAAGACTAGATTATCAGTTCATTTAAATTAGGTCCATTTTGACTACACATGAAGCAGTATTAGATATTATCATTTCAGACTACAGTTGGGGGGgatgcctttttttttaatgtagaacaAAAACTCATTAAAAATGAAACCAGCACATCAGAAAGAGCTGTTCTAGACCAGCCCACTCCTTGCCATGCTAGTTTTCTACCTGCAGGCTGTACTTGTTCATCCCCACCTGATATAAGCTGTTGCGTTCTACCACCAGCCTCTGTTTTATATCATGttcctctcttctctttcctAACCTGATGTGACAGGTGACACAAGATAAGATTATCTGCCTTCCCAACCATGTGCCTGATGGCACAACCTTCACTGGTGCATCTTGTGAAGATTTCACGAAAAAGAGAGCCAATACCTCCGAGCCAATAGGACCCTCTGCCAACCAGCGAATGAATGGATTGAAGAACAACCTAGACCTCCAACAGTACAGCTACATCAATCAGATGTGCTATGAGACGGCCCTCCATTGGTATGCCAAATACTTCCCATACCTTGTGGTCATCCACACCCTCGTCTTCATGGCGTGCACCTCGTTCTGGTTCAAGTTTCCTGGGACCAGTTCCAAGATTGAGCATTTTATCTCCATCCTGAGCAAGTGCTTTGACTCGCCCTGGACTACTCGAGCCATCTCTGAAGTGTCTGGGGATAACCAGGAAAATGCAGTTTTAGAGAAGGGGTATCGGAGGAGGAAAAGCAGTGCCCCCAGCGAGACAGCTGAACTCAACCCCCCCGGGGGATCAGTGTCAGAAAAGAAGGTTTCAGAATCCTCTCCAGCTAGCCTATTGGACAAAAAGGAAGGGGAGCAGGCCAAGGCTCTCTTTGAAAAAGTGAAGAAGTTCCGGCTCCACGTTGAAAAAGGAGACATCCTTTACACCATGTATATCCGCCAAACCGTTCTCAAAGTCTTCAAGTTTCTCGTCATCATTGCCTACAATGCAGCCTTGGTTCCCAATATCAGCTTCATTGTGCCATGCACTGTCAGGATGGAGGACATGACGGGCTATGGCCATTTCTGCTGCAACCACACCAAAGCCCACCTCTTCTCCAAACTGGCCATCTGCTACATCTGCTTCCTTGGCATATACGGCATGACGTGTCTCTACACGCTCTACTGGCTGTTTCACCGGCCGCTGAAAGAGTACTCCTTTCAATTTGCACGCAACGAGACAGGCATCAGCGACATTCCTGATGTCAAGAACGACTTTGCTTTCATGCTCCACCTCATTGACCAGTACGATTCCCTCTACTCCAAGCGCTTTGCTGTGTTCCTTTCTGAGGTCAGTGAGTTCAGACTCAAGCAGATCAACCTCAGCCATGAGTGGACGGTGGACAAACTGCGGCAGAAGCTGCAAACCAATGCCCAAGGCCGGCTGGAGCTCCATCTCTTCATGCTGCCAGGGTTGCCTGACACCACCTTTGAGCTGAATGAGCTGCAGTCCCTGAAGCTGGAGCTCCTCAAAGATGTGACATTCCCACCCTCAGTGACTCAGCTGGCCCAACTCCAGGAGCTCACATTGATCAACTCTCCTGTCAAGCTCTCTTTCACCTCTCTTATGTTCTTCCGTGAACAGCTGAAGGTAATGACTGTGAAGTTTGATGACATCAAAGATATACCACTATGGACCTACAACTTGAGAGGCTTGGAAGAGTTGCACATCTCAGGACTTTTCAGCCCAGAGATGGGCCGGGCAGGAACTCTGGAGAACCTGCGTGAGCTGAGGAATCTGAAGACCTTGACTCTGCACAGCAACATCTCAAAACTGCCACCTAGCGTGTCTGATGTTGCTGCCCAT is from Lacerta agilis isolate rLacAgi1 chromosome 2, rLacAgi1.pri, whole genome shotgun sequence and encodes:
- the LOC117041208 gene encoding volume-regulated anion channel subunit LRRC8E-like isoform X1 produces the protein MSTLFGMIPVAEFKQFTDQQPAFKVLKPWWDVLAEYITIAMLMIGVFGCTLQVTQDKIICLPNHVPDGTTFTGASCEDFTKKRANTSEPIGPSANQRMNGLKNNLDLQQYSYINQMCYETALHWYAKYFPYLVVIHTLVFMACTSFWFKFPGTSSKIEHFISILSKCFDSPWTTRAISEVSGDNQENAVLEKGYRRRKSSAPSETAELNPPGGSVSEKKVSESSPASLLDKKEGEQAKALFEKVKKFRLHVEKGDILYTMYIRQTVLKVFKFLVIIAYNAALVPNISFIVPCTVRMEDMTGYGHFCCNHTKAHLFSKLAICYICFLGIYGMTCLYTLYWLFHRPLKEYSFQFARNETGISDIPDVKNDFAFMLHLIDQYDSLYSKRFAVFLSEVSEFRLKQINLSHEWTVDKLRQKLQTNAQGRLELHLFMLPGLPDTTFELNELQSLKLELLKDVTFPPSVTQLAQLQELTLINSPVKLSFTSLMFFREQLKVMTVKFDDIKDIPLWTYNLRGLEELHISGLFSPEMGRAGTLENLRELRNLKTLTLHSNISKLPPSVSDVAAHLQKLRIYNDGTKLVTLNNLKKLFSVQEVELINCNLERIPHAVFSLVNMHQLDLKDNQLQSIAEIISFQHCRKLVCLKLWHNHISSIPEHFRKLKTLEQLDLSHNRIEVLPSQLFQCSRLHTLDLSYNNIQVIPPGMGVLQSLQHFAISHNSLEALPNEIFFCKQLRVLKVGHNKLHRLSDRVSWLPSLSTLDLRGNPLQALPLEIGQCPVLKRSGLLVESNLYEALPLEIREKMEDQ
- the LOC117041208 gene encoding volume-regulated anion channel subunit LRRC8E-like isoform X2, with amino-acid sequence MIPVAEFKQFTDQQPAFKVLKPWWDVLAEYITIAMLMIGVFGCTLQVTQDKIICLPNHVPDGTTFTGASCEDFTKKRANTSEPIGPSANQRMNGLKNNLDLQQYSYINQMCYETALHWYAKYFPYLVVIHTLVFMACTSFWFKFPGTSSKIEHFISILSKCFDSPWTTRAISEVSGDNQENAVLEKGYRRRKSSAPSETAELNPPGGSVSEKKVSESSPASLLDKKEGEQAKALFEKVKKFRLHVEKGDILYTMYIRQTVLKVFKFLVIIAYNAALVPNISFIVPCTVRMEDMTGYGHFCCNHTKAHLFSKLAICYICFLGIYGMTCLYTLYWLFHRPLKEYSFQFARNETGISDIPDVKNDFAFMLHLIDQYDSLYSKRFAVFLSEVSEFRLKQINLSHEWTVDKLRQKLQTNAQGRLELHLFMLPGLPDTTFELNELQSLKLELLKDVTFPPSVTQLAQLQELTLINSPVKLSFTSLMFFREQLKVMTVKFDDIKDIPLWTYNLRGLEELHISGLFSPEMGRAGTLENLRELRNLKTLTLHSNISKLPPSVSDVAAHLQKLRIYNDGTKLVTLNNLKKLFSVQEVELINCNLERIPHAVFSLVNMHQLDLKDNQLQSIAEIISFQHCRKLVCLKLWHNHISSIPEHFRKLKTLEQLDLSHNRIEVLPSQLFQCSRLHTLDLSYNNIQVIPPGMGVLQSLQHFAISHNSLEALPNEIFFCKQLRVLKVGHNKLHRLSDRVSWLPSLSTLDLRGNPLQALPLEIGQCPVLKRSGLLVESNLYEALPLEIREKMEDQ